From Magnetospirillum sp. WYHS-4:
GACGGGCGGCGGATCGTGATTCATGGTCCCGAGGAATTCGAGGGCATGCGCAAGGCCGGCCGCCTGGCCGCCGAGACGCTCGATTTCATCACTCCCCACGTCAAATCCGGTGTGACGACGGGCGAACTGGACCGTCTGTGCCACGATTTCATCGTCGGCCACGGGGCCGTGCCGGCACCGCTGGACTACCGTGGCTTTCCCAAGTCCACCTGCACCTCGGTCAACCATGTGGTCTGCCACGGAATCCCGGGCGACAAGACTCTGACCGACGGCGATATCCTCAATATCGACGTCACGGTGATCCTGGACGGCTGGTTCGGCGACACCAGCCGCATGTACTACGTGGGCGAGGTCGGCGTAAAAGCCCGCCGCTTGGTGGAAACGACCTACGAGGCCATGTGGCGCGGCATCCGGGCCGTCAAGTCTGGAGCCACCACCGGAGATATCGGCTTCGCCATCCAGTCCTATGCCGAGGGCCATCGCTATTCGGTAGTGCGGGACTTCTGCGGCCACGGGCTGGGCCGGGTCTTCCACGAGGCTCCCAACATCATGCATTTCGGCCGCCGCGGCGAGGGGCTGGCGCTCCGCGAAGGCATGTTCTTCACCATCGAGCCGATGATCAACGCCGGCCGCTACGAGGTAAAGGTGCTGGACGACGGCTGGACGGCAGTCACCAAGGACAAGTCCTTGTCGGCCCAGTTCGAGCATTCGGTGGCGGTCACGGCGGACGGCGTCGAAGTCTTCACCCTTTCGCCGGCGGGTTTCCATTGCCCGCCCTATGACCTGTAATGGCCGACGAAGCGGACAGGAAGCCCCATTACGTGGGCCATCGCGATCGCCTGCGGCAGCGCTTCCTGCAGGACGAGGAAGCGAAGCTGCCCGACTACGAGATCCTGGAGTTGCTGCTTTTCCACGCCATTCCGCGCCGGGACGTCAAGCCCCTGGCCAAGGCCTTGATCGACCGGTTCGGCAGCCTGGGCGGCGTCTTTAGCGCCGATCCGGCCCGCTTGGCCGAATTTCCCGCCGTCAAGGACACCACCGCCGCCCTGTTCCGCTTGGTGCGCGAAGCGGCGAAGCGCATGGGGCGGGAGGATCTGGCGGGAAAGCCTGTCCTGGGTTCCTACGATGCCCTGGTGACCTATTGCCGGGCCAGCATGGGCTACGAGGAGACGGAGCGGTTCCGCGTTCTGTTCCTCAACCGCAAGAACATGCTGATCGCCGACGAGGTGCAGCAGAAGGGCACCGTCGACCATACCCCCGTCTATCCGCGCGAGGTGGTGAAGCGGGCCCTGGAACTGGGGGCGACCGCCCTGATCCTGGTGCACAACCATCCCTCGGGCGACACCCAGCCGTCTCGCGCCGACGTGGACATGACCAAGGAAATCCAGCAGGTCGCCAAGTCCTTGGGCATCGTCCTGCACGACCACATCGTCATCGGCCGGGCGGGCTACTGGTCCTTCCGGGAACAGAACCTGCTCTGAGCCGTCCCCTTGCAGGGGCCGGCCCCCCCCTGCTATATGGGCCCTTCAATGGCCGGACGGACGTTCATGAGCAGACGCAGGCAGATCTTCGAAGGCAAGGGCAAGGTTCTCTTCGAGGGCCCCGAGCCGGGTACCCTCGTCCAATACTTCAAGGACGATGCCACCGCCTTCAACAAGCGCAAGCGCGGCACCATCACCGGCAAGGGGGTCATCAACAACCGCATCTCCGAACACCTGATGCTGCGCCTGGGGGAAATCGGCATCCCCACCCACTTCCTACGCCGCCTCAACATGCGCGAGCAGCTGATTCGCGAGGTCGAGATCATCCCCATCGAGGTGGTGGTGCGCAACATCGTGGCCGGCTCGCTGGCCGAACGGTTCGGCATGGCCGAGGGCGTGCCATTG
This genomic window contains:
- the map gene encoding type I methionyl aminopeptidase; protein product: MNNDWSSSAMVDGRRIVIHGPEEFEGMRKAGRLAAETLDFITPHVKSGVTTGELDRLCHDFIVGHGAVPAPLDYRGFPKSTCTSVNHVVCHGIPGDKTLTDGDILNIDVTVILDGWFGDTSRMYYVGEVGVKARRLVETTYEAMWRGIRAVKSGATTGDIGFAIQSYAEGHRYSVVRDFCGHGLGRVFHEAPNIMHFGRRGEGLALREGMFFTIEPMINAGRYEVKVLDDGWTAVTKDKSLSAQFEHSVAVTADGVEVFTLSPAGFHCPPYDL
- the radC gene encoding DNA repair protein RadC — its product is MADEADRKPHYVGHRDRLRQRFLQDEEAKLPDYEILELLLFHAIPRRDVKPLAKALIDRFGSLGGVFSADPARLAEFPAVKDTTAALFRLVREAAKRMGREDLAGKPVLGSYDALVTYCRASMGYEETERFRVLFLNRKNMLIADEVQQKGTVDHTPVYPREVVKRALELGATALILVHNHPSGDTQPSRADVDMTKEIQQVAKSLGIVLHDHIVIGRAGYWSFREQNLL